In Sphingobacteriia bacterium, the DNA window ATCTTTATGCTTTTTTTTCCATTCATCATCTACATAAGTAACAAAATCTTTTTTTACTTTAATATTTGGATCAATTGTTTGTTCATTTTGATCAATAACATTTTGTTTACGTCTAATTACATGAAAATATAAAGCTAGAGTACCGGTGGCTAAACCTTTAAACAAACCGTTTCTTAAATTTTTCTTTATATCAAGGTCAGCATCATCTGCTGTTTCAAAAGAAAATCCGCTAAGTTTTATAACTTTTATTAATTCATCTTTTTTAGTTAAAATGGTATTTCTATTCCAATGGCATCTATAATTAATAAACTCACTTACAGACACTTCTCTTCTTATGTATTTGTCATATCTTGTTTTTTCTATTGATAAGCCAGCCATTAAATTTTAACTCTGTTAGAATGGGTCATAAGAATTAGCACCATGAAAAATTTTGTTTTTACATCTATTACATTTTTTCATTTTGACCATAAACAAATCCATAAATCTAGGCTCTTTAAAAGATAATATATATCCTAAGAAGTGCATAAACACCGCTCCAAATATAGCTTTAAATTTATTGTCAAAATTTATGAAGAGTAAAAGAGCAAAGAAAAAATTTACTGCAAAATAATTATAAGGTACCCCCAACATCATAGCTGGTCGAGTTAAACCAACGAACAAAGGATCTGTTTCTATATTACCATCTGACATAATGCTTTAGTATTATTTTCAACAATATTAATATTTTTATATTTAATTTTAAGATATTTATCAAAAGATTCAAGGTTTAATTTTACAAAACCAATAATTTAAGGATAAATTTTAAAACTATAGCTTTTTAGCTTACTTTTTATATCATTCCAAAATTTATTTAAATTCCAAGTTGGGTTTATAACTATTAAACCACATTTTTTCATTCCACTAGAGTTTTGCTCAATATTATCAAACTCCGTAATTAAATAAATATAATTTTTAGTTAATTGATTGATATTATCAAGAAAACTATCAACTATTTCTTCATCTTTTATAGGAAACCAAATAATAATTGTTGGGGTAGAAAATTTTTTCAATAATTTTTCTAACGCCGTCTTAATTTGAATAAATTCATTTTTTTCTTCAAAAGCAGGATCAATAATAATTACTCCTCTTTTTTCTTCTAAAGGTAAAAGAGCATTTAATGCTTCATATCCATCACGATTATGAATTAAAATATTTGTATCTTTTAATTTAAGTAATTTTTCATATATAACTTTATTTTTCTCAATAAAAATTCCTTTATCACTTTCTCTTTTTAGATTTTTAATTATATATGGTGAGCCAGGATAATACCTAATTTCACTATTAACATTTAAACTCTCAATTAATTTACAAAAAACTGGAAATTCTTGTTTTAATTCTTTATAAACTAGATTAATTCCTGTTAAATATTCACCAGTTCTTTGAGATTTCTCATTATAAAGATCATAAATTCCTTGACCTGCATGAGTATCAAAAAAAACTATTGGTTTATTTTTTAACTTATAATATTCTATTTCATGAATTAAAGTTAAATGTTTAATAATATCGGAAAAACTTCCGGCATGAAATTCATGATTGTAATTCATAACTTGTATAATTATTTTAAATTTTTTATAACTACTAATAAATTTTTACGGCTCAAAGGTTAAAATGGATAAAAACTTATTACCGAAAGACTTTAATCTTATAACTGATTTCTATTCAAGTAGAATTTTAGAAATTATTACTAATGCATTAGATGATAAGAATAATAATGAA includes these proteins:
- a CDS encoding VirB3 family type IV secretion system protein, with translation MSDGNIETDPLFVGLTRPAMMLGVPYNYFAVNFFFALLLFINFDNKFKAIFGAVFMHFLGYILSFKEPRFMDLFMVKMKKCNRCKNKIFHGANSYDPF
- a CDS encoding 23S rRNA (adenine(2030)-N(6))-methyltransferase RlmJ, encoding MNYNHEFHAGSFSDIIKHLTLIHEIEYYKLKNKPIVFFDTHAGQGIYDLYNEKSQRTGEYLTGINLVYKELKQEFPVFCKLIESLNVNSEIRYYPGSPYIIKNLKRESDKGIFIEKNKVIYEKLLKLKDTNILIHNRDGYEALNALLPLEEKRGVIIIDPAFEEKNEFIQIKTALEKLLKKFSTPTIIIWFPIKDEEIVDSFLDNINQLTKNYIYLITEFDNIEQNSSGMKKCGLIVINPTWNLNKFWNDIKSKLKSYSFKIYP